From a single Zygotorulaspora mrakii chromosome 2, complete sequence genomic region:
- the THP3 gene encoding Thp3p (similar to Saccharomyces cerevisiae YPR045C; ancestral locus Anc_7.471): MGSTYNEVSPLALGKSRNQRRSKDQKTRDDDSSYVPAPPPESPPLRVEPPGFNTASIMGGSDPLQTAPTKRNRNGINNATSFMASVPAFSLPNAQLQRSLPIPSASGTILEPQAGKSMNIYGGAGPLMSSTKAANNKFQVPLDSSVETRENFGLARVQEAHLIKGNNKKRKMSNNMKSSKQLKEDASASSIEEQERRKKRAEKFRTSRDNSNNYNFDNDENFANLNAISTKSHKFDKNNRIIGLCQDLEKSYLRLTSEPNPNLVRPLTVLKKTYALLMNKHKKKKASYQYLCDQFKSMRQDLRVQMIENQFTVKVYESHARIALENGDIGEFNQCQSRLIVLFELSSIKASFLEEFTSYRILYYTLTEDNGNINMLRLELIKKNPAVFSNRMVKTAFDLAHARLMGDYHNFMKIYVSLETLGKKLVDAFIEKEYLRSLVTICKSYNQINLDFLVSELKFEDKEALIEWFRKRELNKFLHIKNQGEENEYQLLDTKACRHAIVRQYSGSKAIDIRGQQ, translated from the coding sequence ATGGGAAGTACATATAATGAAGTTTCTCCATTGGCCTTGggaaaatcaagaaatcaaagacgCAGTAAAGATCAAAAGACAAGAGATGATGATAGTTCCTACGTGCCAGCACCTCCACCAGAGTCACCACCGCTACGAGTGGAGCCACCTGGATTTAATACAGCTTCAATAATGGGTGGGTCAGATCCACTTCAAACAGCGCCAACTAAAAGAAACCGTAATGGAATCAACAATGCCACCAGTTTTATGGCATCAGTTCCCGCTTTTAGCTTACCAAATGCACAACTTCAAAGAAGTTTACCGATACCTAGCGCTTCTGGTACCATTTTGGAGCCACAGGCAGGAAAGTCGATGAATATATATGGGGGTGCCGGACCCCTCATGAGTTCAACAAAGGCTGCAAACAATAAGTTTCAAGTACCACTCGACTCTTCGGTTGAAACGAGGGAAAATTTTGGGCTGGCCCGTGTTCAAGAAGCTCATTTGATCAAAGGTAACAATAAGAAACGCAAAATGAGTAATAATATGAAGTCTTCCAAGCAATTGAAGGAAGATGCTTCAGCAAGTTCCATAGAGGagcaagaaagaagaaaaaaaagagcagaaaAGTTCAGGACTTCAAGAGATAACAGCAACAACTATAATTTTGACAATGATGAGAATTTTGCTAATTTGAATGCTATTAGTACGAAATCACATAAATTTGATAAGAATAATCGTATTATTGGACTTTGTCAGGATCTAGAAAAATCTTACTTAAGATTAACCTCTGAGCCAAATCCTAATCTTGTAAGACCTTTGACAGTGCTGAAAAAGACATATGCGCTGCTCATGAACAAGcacaaaaagaagaaggcaAGCTATCAGTATTTATGTGatcaattcaaatcaatGAGACAAGACCTCAGGGTTcaaatgattgaaaatCAGTTCACTGTAAAAGTTTATGAATCCCACGCCAGAATTGCACTAGAAAATGGCGATATTGGCGAATTCAATCAGTGCCAAAGCCGGCTGATCGTATTGTTTGAATTATCCAGTATCAAAgcatcttttcttgaagagTTTACAAGCTATAGAATTCTTTATTATACGCTAACCGAAGACAATGGTAACATAAACATGCTGAGACTAGAACttataaagaaaaatccaGCTGTTTTCAGTAATCGAATGGTAAAAACAGCTTTTGATTTAGCGCATGCAAGATTGATGGGTGACTATCATAATTTCATGAAAATATATGTTTCGTTGGAAACTCTAGGTAAAAAGCTAGTCGATGcattcattgaaaaggaatatTTAAGATCCTTAGTAACCATTTGTAAAAGTTACAATCAAATCAATTTGGACTTCCTTGTGAGTGAATTAAAATTCGAAGACAAAGAAGCATTAATAGAGTGGTTTCGAAAAAGAGAACTGAACAAATTCCTCCATATAAAAAATCAGGGTGAGGAGAATGAATATCAACTCCTGGATACGAAGGCCTGCAGGCACGCTATTGTACGACAGTATTCCGGCTCCAAAGCAATCGATATCAGAGGTCAGCAATAG
- a CDS encoding aldo-keto reductase superfamily protein (similar to Saccharomyces cerevisiae YJR096W; ancestral locus Anc_7.468), whose amino-acid sequence MKMSSVPRYYKFSNGVKVPSLALGTYDIPRNSTASIVYQALKCGYRHFDTAVLYGNEMEVGEGIYRWLKEDPVNNKREDVFYTTKLWNSQNGYTQAKKGIAECLDKIKKIGYIDLLLIHSPLSGPQKRLETYKAMQEAVEMRSVKSIGVSNYGKHHIEELLSWKDLVYKPVVNQIEISPWCMREELATWCQSKGIIVEDYAPLTHGYKLKDPELVKVAHEVGRNTGQILIRWSLQKGYLPLPKTKNPDRLPGNIDVYNFELSPQQMEAIEHPEDYQPTDWECTDAP is encoded by the coding sequence ATGAAGATGTCGTCAGTTCCAAGATACTataaattttcaaatggaGTCAAAGTGCCAAGCCTAGCCTTGGGTACGTATGATATACCACGTAATTCTACAGCAAGTATTGTCTATCAAGCTTTAAAATGTGGCTATCGCCACTTCGATACAGCAGTGCTTTATGGAAATGAGATGGAGGTTGGTGAAGGGATTTACAGATGGCTGAAAGAAGATCCTGTCAATAACAAGCGAGAAGACGTCTTCTATACTACCAAACTTTGGAACTCTCAGAATGGTTACACACAAGCCAAAAAAGGGATCGCTGAGTGTCTggacaaaatcaaaaaaataggTTACATTGATCTGCTACTGATTCATTCACCATTGAGTGGCCCTCAAAAAAGACTGGAAACCTACAAAGCAATGCAAGAAGCTGTTGAAATGCGTTCGGTGAAATCCATAGGTGTTTCCAATTACGGTAAACATCATATTGAAGAACTTCTATCCTGGAAAGACTTGGTATACAAACCTGTCGtcaatcaaattgaaatctcACCTTGGTGTATGAGAGAAGAATTGGCAACGTGGTGTCAGAGCAAGGGCATTATAGTCGAAGATTATGCTCCTTTGACTCATGGATATAAGTTAAAAGACCCTGAACTGGTCAAAGTGGCTCATGAAGTTGGCCGCAATACGGGACAGATTCTAATTAGATGGTCATTACAAAAAGGATATCTACCACTGCCCAAGACAAAAAACCCAGATAGGCTACCTGGTAACATAGATGTGTACAATTTTGAGCTAAGTCCTCAGCAAATGGAGGCCATTGAACACCCGGAAGATTATCAACCTACAGACTGGGAGTGCACTGATGCACCATGA
- the AIM25 gene encoding Aim25p (similar to Saccharomyces cerevisiae YJR100C; ancestral locus Anc_7.472), translating into MSLTGTIKRSLSSFTHNAVKNGAFRRLAAKKAQPTRIVRPWESPENSNTETTFIQPHHPIATRILNEPTIIVERQLEMMNVFLGFEQANKYAILDVMGNRIGYMQERDFSFMKSIMRQVYRLHRPFTVDVFDNWGNVILTIKRPFSWINSHIKAFLPPVTTVEQNYLESPAKSSAVSSKTFGGSSGVPIPQVIGESASEGILVGESIQNWHLWRRRYELFQREKGSDGSFSEFGQIDAPFLSFDFPVSDEKGKIIAGVDRNWVGLGREMFTDTGVYIVRFDSSQSFDGVHPPEVIGDSVLNLDQRAVLLANALSIDFDYFSRHSGHGGGLLSFGSYDD; encoded by the coding sequence ATGAGTTTGACCGGTACAATTAAACGAAGCCTTTCGAGCTTCACACATAATGCTGTTAAAAATGGGGCATTTAGGAGGCTGGCGGCAAAAAAGGCTCAACCAACAAGAATAGTACGACCATGGGAATCCCCTGAAAATAGTAATACAGAAACTACTTTCATTCAACCGCACCATCCTATTGCAACcagaattttgaatgaacCCACAATAATTGTAGAACGTCAGCTGGAAATGATGAACGTTTTTCTTGGGTTCGAGCAAGCAAATAAGTATGCAATATTGGACGTTATGGGGAATAGGATAGGCTATATGCAGGAAAGAGACTTCTCATTTATGAAGTCGATAATGAGGCAAGTATACAGATTACACAGACCATTTACAGTTGATGTTTTCGACAATTGGGGAAATGTGATTTTGACCATCAAAAGGCCGTTCTCCTGGATCAATTCCCACATTAAAGCATTTTTACCACCAGTAACCACAGTTGAGCAGAACTACTTGGAATCCCCTGCTAAATCGAGCGCTGTGTCGAGCAAAACATTTGGTGGCTCCAGTGGTGTGCCAATACCACAGGTGATTGGTGAGTCAGCTTCCGAAGGCATCCTTGTGGGTGAATCTATCCAAAACTGGCACCTGTGGAGACGTAGGTATGAGCTGTTCCAAAGGGAGAAAGGCTCAGATGGTTCATTCTCAGAATTTGGCCAAATTGATGCCCcatttttgtcttttgattttcctGTGTCAGACGAGAAGGGAAAGATCATTGCAGGTGTTGATAGAAATTGGGTTGGTTTGGGCAGAGAAATGTTTACTGATACCGGTGTTTATATTGTCAGGTTTGACTCAAGTCAGAGCTTCGATGGAGTTCATCCGCCAGAAGTTATTGGCGACTCTGTGCTAAACTTGGATCAAAGAGCAGTCCTGTTGGCAAACGCCCTCTCGATAGACTTTGATTACTTTTCAAGACATTCGGGTCATGGCGGAGGACTGCTTTCTTTTGGCTCGTATGATGACTAG
- the YUH1 gene encoding ubiquitin-specific protease YUH1 (similar to Saccharomyces cerevisiae YUH1 (YJR099W); ancestral locus Anc_7.470) yields the protein MSSERSVVPLESNPDIFTEFAHDLGLNENYSFIDVYSLTDRDLLGFVPRPVKALILLFPLNAFFEDSKNKTPANKGDSEDNRGEATTNDQPVWFKQTIRNACGLYGLLHSLCNNADLLSKQSKLLEFLKAEPREDNKYCDSLTDDFVVKLSEKHSDKFSLGQTVAPDAVDDVNLHFITFVRKEGEVYELDGRRADGAHLISSRTDPATDLIGQQSVIDRVQWYMENADEDSKLNFSLLGLAPSWD from the coding sequence ATGAGCAGCGAACGCTCGGTTGTCCCATTAGAATCAAATCCAGATATTTTCACGGAGTTTGCCCATGATTTAGGACTGAATGAAAACTATTCCTTCATTGATGTATATTCATTGACAGACCGCGATCTTCTTGGGTTTGTTCCCAGGCCCGTCAAAGCTCTGATACTTCTTTTCCCGTTGAATGCATTTTTCGAGGACTCCAAGAATAAAACACCTGCTAACAAAGGTGACAGCGAAGATAATCGCGGTGAGGCGACAACAAATGACCAACCGGTTTGGTTTAAACAAACCATAAGAAATGCTTGTGGACTTTACGGTTTGTTGCACTCGCTATGCAATAATGCGGATCTATTAAGTAAACAGTCAAAACTTCTGGAGTTTTTAAAAGCGGAACCAAGGGAAGACAATAAGTATTGCGATTCTTTGACGGATGATTTTGTCGTAAAACTCAGCGAAAAGCACTCAGATAAATTCAGTTTGGGTCAAACAGTTGCTCCAGATGCGGTGGATGATGTCAACCTTCATTTTATCACATTTGTTCGAAAGGAAGGAGAAGTTTATGAATTAGACGGAAGGAGAGCAGATGGTGCCCATCTAATAAGTTCAAGAACAGATCCAGCTACCGACCTCATTGGTCAACAATCCGTTATAGATAGAGTTCAGTGGTATATGGAAAATGCTGACGAGGATAGTAAGCTTAATTTTTCTCTGCTTGGATTGGCGCCATCCTGGGACTAA